A genomic window from Spiroplasma helicoides includes:
- a CDS encoding Cof-type HAD-IIB family hydrolase: MKWWFSDYDGTINLEHNDTIDPRDLDFINRWIENGNSFSIATGRMPHEIEAVLDKAKVPYNYIICNNGAVIYEKGKGIILNTPIPMEERQNIIKLFKKLRDDHILGYCLLDQRRDYSKVPVEEIDSNPFLSFNGPHKNNFEEGEKEILNSKDLNLLYIYLRVDEAEPLKKIVKEMLPNCKVVRTHKNILEIMHPKVSKGDGIERIRDLKHFDYKDVVTSGDGENDIEMLDVTNHSFAMSNHQPNVEKRAKHIIDNVFEIEKYIKF; this comes from the coding sequence ATGAAGTGATGATTTTCAGATTATGATGGGACTATTAATTTAGAACATAATGACACAATTGATCCTAGAGATTTAGATTTTATAAACCGTTGAATCGAAAACGGAAACTCTTTTTCAATAGCGACTGGCAGAATGCCTCATGAAATTGAAGCTGTTTTAGATAAAGCAAAAGTACCATATAATTACATAATTTGTAACAATGGTGCTGTTATATACGAAAAAGGCAAAGGAATAATATTAAACACTCCTATTCCCATGGAAGAAAGACAAAATATTATAAAACTATTTAAAAAATTAAGAGATGATCATATTTTGGGATATTGTTTATTAGATCAAAGAAGAGATTATTCAAAAGTACCAGTAGAAGAAATTGACTCAAATCCTTTTTTATCATTTAATGGTCCACATAAAAATAATTTTGAAGAAGGAGAAAAAGAGATATTAAATAGCAAAGATTTAAATCTCTTATATATTTATTTAAGAGTTGATGAGGCAGAACCTTTAAAAAAAATAGTTAAAGAAATGCTTCCTAATTGTAAAGTTGTTAGAACCCATAAAAACATACTTGAGATAATGCACCCCAAAGTATCTAAGGGTGATGGTATAGAAAGAATAAGAGATTTAAAGCATTTTGATTATAAAGATGTTGTAACCTCTGGGGATGGTGAAAATGACATAGAAATGTTGGATGTTACAAACCATTCATTTGCAATGAGTAATCATCAACCGAATGTTGAAAAACGTGCAAAACACATAATTGATAACGTTTTTGAAATTGAAAAATACATAAAATTTTAG
- a CDS encoding MOLPALP family lipoprotein — protein MKKLISLLGVVSISASSLSFVVSCQKDNRQFDNSNDQKNIQQLLTQYSKALYLNENEIDTTSDGLGKIHYSSSYVMSDHVKNNYLSSLGLNDFDGVEINDYSRYSDIAQKYFKNSTDIIDQNTQVDDSVYKGEVISLESPSGIMGTIMSLVQSLPTIMGALSNPAALAPLLAVLSKKLDTLVSPSLIHQLGNILSADVLKDLEKAFSFDAYKDENGNVFSYEDALNSSIIALSNSLDKIVNKDSDKAALANNNKENINNNIKDAAKLIGSNISGIFKKTKSLSLDILTDAKYIPGVLYFLRTLLVYLNSFKLKTLTNDKLSIVDIDKQRTATIKQEDNVLDLKNIVDVLSTLTEDTDGNGGTVLKNLIGAILATPGDKTPDDAKALGLNTPYTGEKHGLMTVITGLLSEMLGGENLQAGPATINVDSFLRIFINWGFGYNSSDAASLIGALYSFKDSLPDMLKSFLTNIGEADWKANFGEKGKFINYLYSSDKALGASVKKLLQNPIGDILKLPLLSSLLGGSADAEKKFDDKKDVTFGFLLSTSVQKIVADLKSNLDKVKDESKYVINFDLFGKLFKSLYIDDLFKKATEDIPNMMHILGLSDDNKSFKDGSPLAILQTIITNYIGVLSDLVNEITGLMNEYNKKLAKTKVVANSVFDSLEVNVESSLTNDFTYKINDKKTNVTNTFEIKLAYEGKYLVVRNIKKVA, from the coding sequence ATGAAAAAGTTAATTAGTTTATTAGGTGTTGTTTCAATTTCGGCATCTTCACTATCTTTTGTGGTTTCATGTCAGAAAGACAACAGACAATTTGATAATTCAAACGATCAAAAAAACATACAACAACTTTTAACTCAATACTCAAAAGCATTATATTTAAATGAAAATGAGATTGATACAACAAGCGATGGACTTGGAAAGATTCACTATAGTTCATCTTATGTAATGAGTGATCATGTCAAAAATAATTATTTATCAAGTTTAGGTTTAAATGATTTTGATGGTGTTGAAATAAATGATTATTCAAGATATAGTGATATAGCTCAAAAGTATTTCAAAAATAGTACTGATATTATTGACCAAAACACACAAGTTGACGACAGTGTTTATAAAGGAGAAGTTATTTCATTAGAATCTCCTTCCGGAATTATGGGTACAATTATGTCATTGGTACAATCTTTACCAACAATTATGGGAGCTTTATCTAATCCAGCTGCATTAGCACCATTGCTAGCAGTGCTATCTAAAAAATTAGATACATTAGTATCACCTAGTTTAATTCATCAATTAGGAAATATTTTATCAGCAGATGTTTTAAAAGATTTAGAAAAAGCTTTTAGTTTTGATGCTTACAAAGATGAAAACGGAAATGTGTTTTCATATGAAGATGCACTAAACTCAAGTATTATTGCTTTATCAAATTCATTAGATAAAATTGTAAATAAAGATTCAGACAAAGCGGCATTAGCGAACAATAATAAAGAAAATATTAACAACAATATAAAAGATGCAGCTAAACTGATTGGTTCAAATATTTCAGGGATATTTAAAAAAACAAAAAGTTTAAGTTTAGATATTTTAACAGATGCTAAATATATTCCGGGAGTATTGTACTTTTTAAGAACTTTACTTGTATACTTGAATTCATTTAAATTAAAAACTTTGACAAATGATAAGTTATCAATTGTTGATATTGATAAGCAAAGAACAGCTACAATAAAACAAGAAGATAATGTATTAGATTTAAAAAATATAGTTGATGTTTTAAGTACTTTAACAGAAGACACTGACGGTAATGGTGGAACAGTTTTAAAAAATCTGATTGGAGCAATCTTAGCAACACCCGGAGATAAAACACCAGATGATGCAAAAGCTTTGGGTTTAAATACACCATATACAGGAGAAAAACATGGACTGATGACTGTTATTACAGGACTTCTTAGTGAAATGCTTGGAGGAGAAAACTTACAAGCAGGACCTGCAACTATAAATGTAGACTCATTTTTAAGAATATTTATAAACTGAGGTTTTGGATATAATTCTTCAGATGCTGCTTCACTGATTGGGGCTTTGTATAGCTTCAAAGATAGTCTTCCAGATATGTTAAAAAGCTTTTTAACAAATATTGGGGAAGCTGATTGAAAAGCTAATTTTGGTGAAAAAGGTAAATTTATAAACTACCTATATAGCAGTGATAAAGCATTGGGGGCGTCAGTTAAAAAATTACTACAAAACCCAATTGGAGATATTTTAAAATTACCATTATTATCTTCATTACTTGGTGGTAGTGCTGATGCTGAGAAAAAGTTTGATGATAAAAAAGATGTTACTTTTGGATTCTTATTATCAACTTCAGTTCAAAAAATTGTTGCCGATCTAAAAAGCAACTTAGATAAAGTTAAAGATGAATCTAAATACGTAATCAATTTTGATTTATTTGGAAAATTATTTAAAAGTTTATATATAGATGATTTATTCAAAAAAGCTACAGAAGACATTCCAAACATGATGCATATTCTTGGATTAAGTGACGATAATAAATCTTTTAAAGATGGTTCACCTTTAGCTATTTTACAAACTATCATAACAAACTATATTGGTGTATTATCAGATTTAGTAAACGAAATTACTGGACTTATGAATGAATATAATAAAAAATTAGCAAAAACAAAAGTTGTAGCTAATTCAGTATTTGATAGTTTAGAAGTAAATGTTGAGTCATCATTAACTAATGATTTTACTTACAAGATAAATGATAAAAAAACTAATGTAACAAATACTTTTGAAATTAAACTAGCTTATGAAGGTAAGTACTTAGTAGTTAGAAATATTAAAAAAGTTGCTTAA
- the rplA gene encoding 50S ribosomal protein L1: MAKVSKKLKAVNAKVDKNKLYPITEAVKLAKETSITKFDATVEIAFNLNVDPRHADQQIRGALVLPGGTGKTQKVLVLTKTKAKEAQEAGADFVGAEELIQKIQKENWFDYDVIVATPEMMAELGKIGKILGPKGLMPNPKTGTVTPDVKKALEEIKKGKVEYRTDKEGNVHSILGKVSFKEENLLQNYSALLDVIRKAKPAAVKGTYIKNISVTTTMGPGIKVLIEH, translated from the coding sequence ATGGCAAAAGTAAGTAAAAAATTAAAAGCTGTAAATGCAAAAGTTGATAAAAACAAACTATACCCAATAACTGAAGCTGTAAAACTTGCAAAAGAAACTTCAATAACTAAATTTGATGCAACAGTTGAAATAGCATTTAACTTAAATGTAGATCCAAGACATGCCGATCAACAAATAAGAGGTGCATTAGTTTTACCAGGAGGAACTGGAAAAACTCAAAAAGTTTTAGTTTTAACTAAAACAAAAGCAAAAGAGGCTCAAGAAGCAGGTGCTGATTTTGTTGGGGCAGAAGAACTAATACAAAAAATTCAAAAAGAAAACTGATTTGATTATGATGTAATAGTTGCTACTCCAGAAATGATGGCTGAACTAGGAAAAATAGGTAAAATTTTAGGGCCAAAAGGTTTAATGCCTAACCCTAAAACAGGAACTGTAACACCTGATGTTAAAAAAGCACTTGAAGAAATTAAAAAAGGGAAAGTTGAATACAGAACTGATAAAGAAGGTAATGTGCACTCAATCCTTGGTAAAGTTTCTTTTAAAGAAGAAAACTTATTACAAAACTATTCAGCATTATTAGATGTTATAAGAAAAGCTAAACCCGCTGCTGTTAAAGGGACATACATTAAAAATATCTCAGTGACAACAACAATGGGTCCAGGAATCAAAGTTCTAATAGAACACTAA
- the rplK gene encoding 50S ribosomal protein L11: MAKKITRIAKLEFMAMQAKPGAELASLGINMPQFTQQFNDATKERAGEVVPVVITAYDDKSFDFVLKTTPAAFLLKKAAGIQKGAKNTGKEVVATLSADEIRKIAEYKMVDLNANTIEAAMRIIEGSARNMGIKVTGMPEKEGK; encoded by the coding sequence GTGGCAAAGAAAATCACACGTATAGCAAAATTAGAATTTATGGCAATGCAAGCAAAACCGGGAGCTGAATTAGCTTCTCTTGGAATAAACATGCCGCAATTCACACAACAATTTAATGACGCCACTAAAGAAAGAGCTGGAGAAGTTGTTCCAGTTGTTATTACAGCTTATGATGATAAATCATTTGATTTTGTATTAAAAACAACTCCAGCAGCATTCCTACTTAAAAAAGCAGCAGGAATACAAAAAGGAGCAAAAAACACAGGAAAAGAAGTTGTTGCAACATTAAGTGCAGATGAAATTAGAAAAATAGCAGAATACAAAATGGTGGATTTAAATGCAAATACCATTGAAGCCGCTATGAGAATAATTGAAGGTTCAGCAAGAAACATGGGTATAAAAGTAACAGGTATGCCTGAAAAAGAAGGTAAGTAG
- a CDS encoding SGNH/GDSL hydrolase family protein, translating to MKKILTLLSVIALSSTSAVSAVACTPAQMDVDLGSSIIGTNINKANAKDLSVNPDTHHGVSNFFTLGDSLSDNGGLVTIAQDELGVTPKITGEYKNGFSNGLRTVELINNMIFDKEKESVDTFKASNLIHSADIDYKKDESSTAEKVWGRNYSVGGATAADAGGLFGQLLMKNTGIYKQAQALVQQQVINEKDLFVVEIGGNDLFGLAAAQDDYNAQRTIMTSAIDNIRNALFTLVNNGAKRILFLTPPDILLTPGHKGDDKVKVGNLCKEFDAKIAEVVKEVNAKYADTLEVYNLYQKLQEILDGFKKGNPNANITDKFCISTAFDLAELDLTNLEIKATRAEGNEEKNIDDYFFIDDVHPTAAGHKYVSKIIWDLLVAKNWVTN from the coding sequence ATGAAAAAAATACTTACTTTATTATCTGTAATTGCGTTGTCAAGTACTTCTGCAGTATCTGCAGTAGCATGTACTCCAGCTCAAATGGACGTTGATTTAGGTTCATCAATTATAGGAACTAATATAAATAAAGCAAATGCAAAAGATTTAAGTGTAAATCCAGACACACATCACGGTGTGTCAAATTTCTTTACATTAGGAGATAGTCTTAGTGATAATGGAGGGCTTGTTACAATAGCGCAAGATGAATTGGGTGTTACTCCAAAAATTACTGGAGAATACAAAAACGGTTTTAGCAACGGACTAAGAACTGTTGAGTTAATCAACAATATGATTTTTGATAAAGAAAAAGAAAGCGTTGATACTTTTAAAGCATCAAACTTAATTCATAGTGCTGACATTGATTACAAAAAAGATGAAAGCAGTACAGCAGAAAAAGTATGAGGAAGAAATTATTCAGTTGGAGGAGCAACAGCAGCCGACGCTGGAGGGTTGTTTGGACAACTACTGATGAAAAATACAGGTATTTATAAACAAGCTCAAGCTCTTGTTCAACAACAAGTTATTAATGAAAAAGATTTATTTGTAGTTGAAATTGGAGGAAATGATTTGTTTGGTTTGGCAGCAGCTCAAGATGATTACAATGCTCAAAGAACTATCATGACTAGTGCAATAGATAATATAAGAAATGCATTATTTACACTAGTAAATAATGGAGCAAAAAGAATTTTATTCTTAACTCCACCAGACATTTTATTAACACCAGGTCACAAAGGTGATGATAAAGTTAAAGTTGGTAATTTATGTAAAGAGTTTGACGCAAAAATTGCTGAAGTTGTTAAAGAAGTAAATGCAAAATACGCAGATACTCTTGAGGTTTACAATTTATACCAAAAACTACAAGAAATATTAGATGGATTTAAAAAAGGAAATCCGAATGCAAATATTACAGATAAGTTTTGTATATCTACAGCATTTGATTTGGCAGAACTAGATCTTACAAATCTTGAAATTAAAGCAACACGTGCAGAAGGCAATGAAGAGAAAAATATTGATGATTATTTCTTTATTGACGATGTTCACCCAACTGCAGCAGGACATAAATATGTTTCAAAAATAATATGAGACTTACTAGTTGCAAAAAATTGGGTAACTAACTAA
- the secE gene encoding preprotein translocase subunit SecE has protein sequence MKDKNPKAEAKAAKIQEKLKKREEALEAKRIKKQQKDEEMKALYQAFDADKGLTREERVQKARKVKVKKHKEKVNLKLAFKEAPIKMLKEINKIKWSSRKNLGQKFSWVVVFLLVFALFFYGVDTGLKYLFQVLKII, from the coding sequence ATGAAAGATAAAAATCCTAAAGCAGAAGCAAAAGCAGCTAAAATTCAAGAAAAACTAAAAAAACGAGAAGAAGCATTGGAAGCTAAAAGAATAAAAAAACAACAAAAAGATGAAGAAATGAAAGCGCTTTATCAAGCGTTTGATGCAGATAAAGGTTTAACTAGAGAAGAAAGAGTTCAAAAAGCAAGAAAAGTTAAAGTTAAAAAACACAAAGAAAAAGTTAACTTGAAACTTGCTTTTAAAGAAGCTCCAATTAAAATGTTAAAAGAAATTAACAAAATTAAATGAAGTAGTAGAAAAAATCTTGGTCAAAAGTTTTCATGAGTTGTAGTTTTCTTATTGGTGTTCGCATTGTTCTTTTATGGAGTAGATACTGGTCTTAAATATCTTTTCCAAGTTTTAAAAATTATTTAA
- a CDS encoding CatB-related O-acetyltransferase produces MAKSNLIKLLKPYITNKNIEIGDFTYYYTFDGEQGLIEFQNKNVLYHFPQFNDTKLVIGNYCAIADQVKFIMSGANHRINTISTYPFEMFKEFNDDQNLIKNTPEIKGETVVGHDVWIGYGATIMPGVKIGNGSIIGAMSVVTKNVEPYTIVAGNPAKIIRKRFSDKSIEKIEKLRWWDKSPEEVKKLLPLLTSTKIEEDE; encoded by the coding sequence ATGGCAAAATCAAATTTAATTAAATTATTGAAACCATACATAACAAATAAGAACATAGAAATTGGAGATTTTACATATTACTATACATTTGATGGTGAGCAAGGTTTAATAGAATTTCAAAATAAAAATGTTTTGTATCATTTTCCACAATTCAATGACACCAAACTAGTTATTGGTAACTATTGTGCTATTGCAGATCAAGTTAAATTTATTATGAGTGGTGCCAATCACAGAATAAACACAATATCAACTTATCCTTTTGAAATGTTTAAAGAGTTTAATGATGATCAAAATCTAATAAAAAACACACCAGAAATAAAAGGAGAAACTGTAGTTGGTCATGATGTATGAATTGGATATGGAGCTACAATTATGCCTGGAGTAAAAATTGGTAATGGATCAATAATAGGAGCAATGAGTGTTGTTACAAAAAATGTAGAACCATATACCATCGTTGCTGGTAATCCAGCTAAAATAATTAGAAAAAGATTTAGCGATAAAAGTATAGAAAAAATTGAAAAACTAAGGTGATGAGATAAAAGTCCCGAAGAAGTTAAAAAATTACTACCTTTATTAACTAGCACAAAAATAGAAGAGGACGAATAA
- the nusG gene encoding transcription termination/antitermination protein NusG: protein MEKEFLSLEEELESFKGQWFVINCNSGHEDRVRADLLQKIETSSLEDRIFDIRISKSPVASKNNKTIDKNKYPGYLFINMIMTDETWFIIRNTPGVTGFIGSSGKGAKPFPLTVEEVSRILGQQSEDKKAGAKGFTQPKKEKILHTAEFKLKDVVVVKSGPFENTEGQVTEMDYEKGIAIVSVELFGRITPTEFEFTNLELAYKL, encoded by the coding sequence ATGGAAAAAGAATTTTTAAGTTTAGAAGAAGAGTTAGAGTCTTTCAAGGGTCAATGATTTGTAATAAATTGCAATAGTGGTCATGAAGACAGAGTTAGAGCAGATCTATTGCAAAAAATAGAAACTTCAAGTTTAGAAGATAGGATTTTTGACATAAGAATTTCTAAATCACCTGTTGCATCAAAAAATAATAAAACAATAGATAAAAATAAATATCCAGGGTATTTATTTATAAATATGATTATGACTGATGAAACATGGTTTATTATTAGGAATACCCCTGGTGTTACTGGGTTTATTGGTTCATCTGGAAAAGGTGCAAAACCATTCCCTCTAACCGTTGAAGAGGTATCAAGAATTTTAGGTCAACAAAGTGAAGATAAAAAAGCTGGAGCAAAAGGATTTACACAACCTAAGAAAGAAAAAATTCTACATACTGCAGAATTTAAATTAAAAGACGTTGTTGTGGTAAAGTCAGGTCCATTTGAAAATACAGAAGGACAAGTAACAGAGATGGATTATGAAAAAGGGATAGCTATAGTGAGTGTAGAACTTTTTGGTAGAATCACACCAACAGAGTTTGAGTTTACTAACTTAGAATTAGCTTACAAACTTTAA
- the rpmG gene encoding 50S ribosomal protein L33 — protein sequence MSIVSKKKALLVCEECLSRNYTLHKSTLSQRERLVIKKFCNTCNARTIHKESR from the coding sequence ATGTCAATTGTAAGTAAGAAAAAGGCTTTATTAGTATGCGAAGAATGTTTGTCAAGAAATTATACATTGCATAAAAGCACACTATCTCAAAGAGAAAGATTAGTAATCAAAAAATTTTGCAATACGTGCAATGCAAGAACAATTCATAAGGAGTCTAGATAA
- a CDS encoding peptidylprolyl isomerase, whose protein sequence is MKSIKIKINLKDGRSMKAEIYPEIAPITTGNFLRLINENYFNDLIFHRVIKGFMIQGGGLFESLEEKGGLEPIRGEFQDNGWDKNMNLKHEPGILSMARTNVMNSATSQFFIVTGDATFLDGKYASFGKLSDEDSLKIALDIQNVKTKTEGYYDDVPEEPIIIKNIEKME, encoded by the coding sequence ATGAAAAGTATAAAAATAAAAATTAATTTAAAAGACGGTAGATCAATGAAAGCAGAAATTTACCCAGAAATAGCACCGATAACCACAGGAAACTTTTTAAGATTAATTAATGAAAATTATTTTAATGATTTGATTTTTCATAGAGTTATAAAAGGATTTATGATTCAAGGGGGAGGACTTTTTGAAAGTTTAGAAGAAAAAGGTGGTCTTGAACCCATTCGTGGAGAATTTCAAGATAATGGTTGAGATAAAAACATGAATTTAAAACATGAACCAGGAATACTATCGATGGCAAGAACAAATGTTATGAATAGTGCTACAAGTCAATTTTTCATTGTCACAGGAGATGCAACATTTTTAGATGGCAAATATGCTTCATTTGGTAAACTTAGCGATGAAGACAGTTTAAAAATTGCTCTAGACATACAAAATGTAAAGACAAAAACAGAAGGTTACTATGACGATGTTCCCGAGGAACCCATCATTATTAAAAATATTGAAAAAATGGAATAA
- the rlmB gene encoding 23S rRNA (guanosine(2251)-2'-O)-methyltransferase RlmB gives MNIIYGKNPVINTIQKNESIIKRVILLKNSAIDNNVLEIIKQKKLKVDYLEKSDFQNLFNKKVTHQNILAEVKDFQFSDFKSLLGEQNKKNTILILDRIQDPNNFGAIIRSAVLFGVNGIIIPEHNQAGVTPAVMKASAGTAYTIPIVKVPNLSHAISLLKEKNYWIYCSYLGDESLDITKTDFTKNCVIILGNEMEGVANKIMKKSDYLFKIKTNNDIDSLNVSVAAGIILFNRYNNE, from the coding sequence ATGAATATAATTTATGGTAAAAATCCTGTGATCAATACCATTCAAAAAAATGAATCAATTATTAAAAGAGTTATTTTATTGAAAAACTCAGCAATTGACAACAATGTTTTAGAAATAATAAAACAAAAAAAATTAAAAGTAGATTATTTGGAAAAATCAGATTTTCAAAACTTGTTTAATAAAAAAGTCACACACCAAAATATTTTAGCTGAAGTAAAAGATTTTCAATTTTCTGATTTTAAATCTTTATTAGGTGAGCAAAATAAAAAGAATACTATTTTAATTCTTGATAGAATACAAGACCCAAACAATTTTGGGGCTATAATTAGAAGTGCAGTATTATTCGGAGTGAATGGTATTATAATACCCGAACACAATCAAGCAGGTGTAACACCAGCCGTTATGAAAGCTTCTGCCGGGACTGCTTATACAATTCCAATTGTTAAAGTTCCGAACTTAAGTCATGCAATTAGTTTATTAAAAGAAAAAAATTATTGAATATACTGTTCTTATCTAGGAGATGAATCATTAGATATTACAAAAACAGATTTTACTAAAAATTGTGTAATAATTTTAGGTAATGAAATGGAAGGAGTCGCAAACAAGATCATGAAAAAATCAGATTACTTATTTAAAATAAAAACAAATAATGATATTGACTCACTTAATGTTTCAGTAGCTGCTGGGATTATACTTTTTAACAGGTACAATAATGAATAA
- the rplJ gene encoding 50S ribosomal protein L10, with the protein MSQSRPAHAKKGEIVKDIANRIKNCKGMVIAEYKNLTVAQMTDLRNKAREQGIYIKVYKDSLFRRAVEELKIQGLEPYSIGQNVYIFSDEEALFAPKLVSNFAKINPDLKLKAGIYEGNVMDTSAINEIASLPSKDELYSMFASSLIYPLRQFMLTVKELAKTKSE; encoded by the coding sequence GTGTCACAATCAAGACCAGCACATGCAAAAAAAGGTGAAATTGTTAAAGACATTGCTAACAGAATTAAAAACTGTAAAGGAATGGTTATAGCAGAATACAAAAACCTAACTGTTGCTCAAATGACAGATTTAAGAAACAAAGCTCGTGAACAAGGAATTTATATAAAAGTTTATAAAGATTCATTATTCAGAAGAGCCGTTGAAGAATTAAAAATTCAAGGTTTGGAACCTTACTCAATCGGACAAAATGTTTATATTTTTTCGGATGAAGAAGCGTTATTTGCACCAAAATTAGTTTCTAATTTCGCAAAAATAAATCCAGACTTAAAACTTAAAGCAGGTATTTATGAAGGTAATGTTATGGATACAAGTGCAATTAATGAAATTGCATCACTTCCATCAAAAGATGAACTATACTCAATGTTTGCTTCATCATTGATTTACCCATTACGTCAATTTATGTTGACTGTTAAAGAATTAGCAAAAACAAAATCAGAATAA
- the rplL gene encoding 50S ribosomal protein L7/L12: MAITKDDIIKALEEMKLTELNDLVKAIEDHFGVVAAAAVAAPAAGGGAAAAPSEVSVMLTNAGGNKVSVIKIVKEITGLGLMDAKKLVDGTLPVAIKENVKVEEAEEMKKQLMEAGASVDLK, translated from the coding sequence ATGGCAATTACAAAAGATGATATTATTAAAGCTTTAGAAGAAATGAAATTAACTGAATTAAACGATTTAGTTAAAGCTATCGAAGATCACTTTGGGGTTGTTGCAGCAGCAGCTGTAGCAGCACCAGCAGCAGGCGGAGGGGCAGCAGCAGCTCCATCAGAAGTTAGCGTTATGTTAACAAATGCTGGAGGAAACAAAGTTTCAGTTATTAAAATAGTTAAAGAAATCACAGGTTTAGGATTAATGGATGCTAAAAAATTAGTGGACGGAACTTTACCAGTAGCTATTAAAGAAAATGTAAAAGTTGAAGAAGCAGAAGAAATGAAAAAACAATTAATGGAAGCTGGAGCTTCAGTAGATTTAAAATAA